CACTATTGATGTTAACATCACTGCTAACCTCTGGGTAAGAGAATTGGATAATGTACCTATCGATTTGTCGAATGATTAGAAATCAAGGATTGATTGTACTAGAATAACTACAAACTCAAAATCAAAGTAATTAAACACTCTAAACCATTTTTAAACCGCGCATCAGTTTCTGAGCGTTATGTCCATAAGACTAATGTTTGTAAGAGTTGCAGACCTCGAAAAACAAATGACTCCACATCCGgaactttgaaaaaataaaaccagGCACGATTCGCAAAAAACTTAATAATCAAACTTGcacacaaattttcacgagaattgATTGAGGAATGCGACGTGTACCTAGAGAAAAACAGCAAGACCGGATACACGAAAGCATTTTCGCCCAGGTTGAAACGGTGACACTTCGCTAACGCTTCGCAcagttattactattattttattactttacatTCGGGCGTAGGTGTTCTGGCGAGGGTAGTACAGGTCTACagtttaaaaacatattttacttttttttattccagATGATCCAAGCCTTCCTGCCAGCGATGAAGAAGCGCAACCACGGGCACATAGTGGCCATGTCGTCCATGGCCGGCCTCATGGGCTTCAAGAACCTGGTCCCGTACTGTGGGACCAAGTATGCCGTTCGAGGGATCATGGAGGCTTTGGAAAATGAGTTGCATGATGAAAGCGATGGCAAGAGCAATGTAAGTTCCTTGTTTATTGATGTATAGTTTTGAACTTGATATTAACAACTGGCCAATGGGTATGAATTGTCTCATGGGCTTCAAGAACTTGGTCCCGTACTATGGGACCAAGTATGCCGTTTGGGGGATCATGGAGGCTTTGGAAAATGAGTTGCATGATGAAAGCGATGGCAAGAGCAATGTAAGTTCCTTGTTTATTGATGTATAGTTTTGAACTTGATATTAACAACTGGTCAATGGGTATGGCTCGTCTCATGGGCGTCAAGAACCTGGTCCCGTACTGCGGGACCAAGTATGCTATTCGAGGGATCATGGAGGCTTTGGTAAATGAACTGCATGATGAAAGCGATGGCAAGAGCAATGTAAGTTCCTTTATTGATGTATAGTTTTACATTCTAGGTAAATACAtgtacattacaaataacaatacTTATAgttcagtcgccatcagatataatcGGTGCGGCCAAGgtattcacaatatctgaacaagcaCTTCTATACCTTGACAAtaaaggcgtgttcagatatttgtgagcaccttggacgcttcgatatatctgatggcgactgtaggtaCATTCCACGCAGGAATTTGTAAATGAACCAGTAACGACCGACCTGGCGACGAgtgattaaaatttaataaaggcCAATACTAAATACCTATGTTgttgtttgatatttttttatagtatGTTGTACCAATCTAATATCTGTCTGCCTTAAGAATTAGGAACTCTTTCTAAAATATTAGTTACTTCCAACTCTTCCTCTGATGCTTCTTAGGGGGTCTTGGTGTTTGGTGTCCTCTACAGTGCTTTCCCATTTGCTGACACCTTTGTCTCCTATCTCTTTTATTTTTCCAAATTGCAACTACTCCactgttcaaatattttcagATCAAATTCACCACCATCTGCCCCTACATGGTGAACACGGGTCTATGCAAGAACCCCAGCATCCGCTTCCAGAACCTGATGAAGATGGTGGAGCCAGGAGAGGCTGCAGACATGATCATCGACGCCGTACGACGGGATAAATATGAAGTCACATTACCTAACAGCATGCATTATGGTAATAGGGTAAGTATTATTTCATGatattttttataccacatcggtggcaaacaagcatactgcccgcctgatggtaagtagtcaccgtagcctatggacgcctgcaactccagaagagttacatgcgcgttgtcgaccttttaaaaacctgtacactgcttttttgaagaaccccatacagTAGATgcagaccctcgggaaaacctcggagcgtccgcgggaggaaattcagCTTAAATCGTACAGTACGCGATCATTTAGGTTCTAGgatgtgaggatgaacaccagGTTCAATACCGCTTTTGAGTTTGGGATCATCGACGATTCGTACGCGCCGCGCCTTTGAACTGAGTCGAAGGAAGGAAGAAATTAAGGAATTTCATGATATAaagtaaaagtataaaatttcACGGTATAAAAGGCAAACATATCTAAACAAGATCCTGAAAAAAGAAAATTAGGTCACCATGGATGTTGGCCACGCAGGACTGTCCATGGGAGTTTTGAGAGCTCTATGTCCCTGATGATGGATAGGACACCTTCGAAAGTACACAGTCGCTCATTGGCTTAAGCATATTGGTTAGTATACAAGAATCACACCATCCACTACTACTtcttgtaatttataaaatgtatccTATAATTTCGATGTAATTAACTTTagtaactattataatttagtatatttttttctttccaGTTCTTTGCCCGCCTGATCTCACCTTCCGCTGCCAGAATCACCAACAAATTCTTCGGCACCTCCGTGGAGCCTCACGACTGAtttgttgataatttttatattttacctaCCCCAAAACGTGATATTGGaataaagtgtttttttataatttcatgatcacatatgtttaaatttaatcatCCCTTTCAAAgcttaatatttacaacacatATTTTTGCACATCAAATGACGTTAAAAAACTGGTTAGAAATAAAAATTAGCATGAACCTGCATTTAGAATGCTACACAAATTCATCGCAGATGGCGTAAACCTTCACGACTAAAAGACTCAAATGAGTTAAATCAATGAACCTAATTAAAGAAAGCAAATATTTATTACATCGATTCCTACTTAGTCACAAATGAAAGATTTCAAGctaagtatatattttatatttatctttttttttttacaattcctgcatctttatttacatacaatatatatacagtacTGTAACTGTACagtaataactagcttaaatctaaaataggcccttgaggcattgtaccaaggatgctggcggcatttcctcgctgtatcgcaatgctgatacgttgtgcgaggtagccgccagctctttaTCATTTAGGTGAAGGGTCGACAACTGAGATATCTAAATTATCTAGTTGACCAGCTATTTTAGTCATTACATTAGGTATAATAAGCCTTAAGGATGActtacgttagaccgggccgtgtccgggctggagcttccggagcttacttttctatgacatgacaggcgatcacgtgatactttccatagaaaacgatgcgtcgGAAGCTGCGGCCCGGACACAGCCCAGTCTaactaacgtgagtcatcctttaccgcCCTTTATTTATGCGCGAATGTTGTCTATAACTTTTGCATCTCGACCCCTATCCCCTATTCGACTTCAGGAAGTGACGACTTTGGTATAGGTAATAGTCACTTCATACTTCATAGTCAGAGACTACCTATTTCGAGTCAATCCTTTTGTAATATGGCCAAACCTGAATCATTTTCTGCTTCATGATATCTTACTTCTTAGGTATAAACTCCAATTTTTAAATAGTATTTATAGCCTGAGAAAATACAATTCTAAAACAAATTGTACATACATTCCTTATAAGTAGCTACTATTGTTTTACTTAGTGACTAGTGTTTTAAGAAAGGCAGCGGAATGTC
This genomic interval from Cydia splendana chromosome 4, ilCydSple1.2, whole genome shotgun sequence contains the following:
- the LOC134789711 gene encoding estradiol 17-beta-dehydrogenase 11-like — translated: MADFIEAAMLILELIWTLIKMNVENIRCIYRTFVPLEPKDIHGEITLITGAGHGMGREMALRFAKLGAIVVCVDINAKGNEETVQAIKDNGGKAHRYECDVTDRAAVFNLAEKITKEVGEVSILVNNAGIMPSKPILEWTEQKIRSTIDVNITANLWMIQAFLPAMKKRNHGHIVAMSSMAGLMGFKNLVPYCGTKYAVRGIMEALENELHDESDGKSNIKFTTICPYMVNTGLCKNPSIRFQNLMKMVEPGEAADMIIDAVRRDKYEVTLPNSMHYGNRFFARLISPSAARITNKFFGTSVEPHD